In Corythoichthys intestinalis isolate RoL2023-P3 chromosome 11, ASM3026506v1, whole genome shotgun sequence, a single genomic region encodes these proteins:
- the ccna2 gene encoding cyclin-A2: MSGAQDNQTSALENQENVLSRLRGSMKSRTTATDNKENFAPQSTATRTVLGALTNNQRSKALNQRAYKQESFKPQCKSGDLDKIAKPPPFQIHVDQPSEDPVNKECSGAATVKVEELVEDTPLKIDNVVARLRQPLAALDIPTATMDVSFDSPMDMSMVGGEEKIIDVTEVPEYAAEIHTYLREMEVKCRPRVGYMKKQPDITNSMRAILVDWLVEVGEEYKLQSETLYLAVNYIDRFLSSMSVLRGKLQLVGTAAMLLASKFEEIYPPEVSEFVYITDDTYTKKQVLRMEQLVLKVLSFDLAAPTINQFLTQYFLHHAASKQVESLAMYLGELSLVDSDPFLKYLPSQTAAAAYVLANHTITGASWPKSLVEKTGYSLEDLMLCVEDLHHMYLNVPQHPQQSVKEKYKSSKHHEVSTIEAPATLQFD; this comes from the exons ATGTCGGGCGCACAAGATAACCAAACCAGCGCGCTTGAGAACCAAGAAAACGTGCTTTCGAGACTGCGAGGCTCGATGAAGTCCCGGACGACCGCCACGGACAATAAGGAGAATTTTGCGCCGCAGTCGACTGCTACCAGGACAGTGCTGGGAGCACTAACGAACAACCAGAGGAGCAAAGCCCTGAACCAGCGCGCCTACAAGCAG GAATCCTTCAAGCCACAATGCAAAAGTGGAGACCTTGACAAAATCGCCAAGCCACCACCCTTCCAGATACATGTTGACCAGCCCTCTGAGGACCCTGTCAATAAGGAGTGCAGTGGTGCCGCCACCGTCAAAGTTGAGGAACTTGTTGAGGACACGCCGCTGAAAATCGACAATGTCGTCGCCCGTCTGCGCCAGCCTCTGGCCGCACTCGACATCCCTACAGCAACCATGGATGTCAGTTTTG ATTCTCCAATGGACATGTCCATGGTCGGTGGTGAGGAGAAAATCATTGATGTCACAGAGGTGCCTGAATATGCTGCAGAGATTCACACTTATTTGCGGGAAATGGAG GTGAAGTGCCGGCCCAGGGTGGGTTACATGAAGAAGCAGCCTGACATCACCAACAGTATGCGTGCCATTCTGGTTGACTGGCTCGTGGAGGTGGGCGAGGAGTACAAGCTCCAAAGCGAGACTTTGTACCTGGCTGTCAATTACATCGACCGCTTCCTCTCATCCATGTCGGTGCTGCGAGGAAAGTTGCAGCTGGTGGGCACCGCCGCCATGCTACTGGCCTC CAAATTTGAGGAAATCTACCCCCCAGAGGTGTCGGAATTTGTCTACATCACAGATGACACTTACACCAAGAAGCAGGTGTTGAGAATGGAGCAGCTAGTGCTCAAAGTGCTCTCCTTTGATCTGGCTGCACCCACCATCAACCAGTTTCTCACGCAGTACTTCCTGCACCATGCAGCTAGCAAGCAAGTGGAGAGCCTTGCCATG TACCTTGGCGAGCTCAGCCTGGTGGATTCTGATCCCTTCCTGAAGTACCTTCCTTCTCAAACTGCTGCAGCTGCCTATGTCCTGGCAAATCACACAATCACTGGTGCATCATGG CCAAAGTCCCTGGTGGAGAAAACTGGCTACTCTCTGGAAGACCTCATGCTGTGCGTGGAGGATCTTCACCATATGTACCTGAACGTACCGCAGCATCCTCAGCAGTCTGTCAAGGAGAAGTACAAGTCTTCAAA GCATCATGAAGTTTCCACCATTGAGGCTCCAGCCACTCTGCAGTTTGACTAA